One region of Carassius gibelio isolate Cgi1373 ecotype wild population from Czech Republic chromosome A1, carGib1.2-hapl.c, whole genome shotgun sequence genomic DNA includes:
- the LOC128018064 gene encoding glucagon receptor-like, protein MSVCLLLVLFTLTSNTQVSSGKSLKLLQEQWRTYTNECIQSFISTAPAAGPVCNRTFDQYVCWPDGSPGTTVNVSCPWYLPWYRKVHQGLVYRVCGADGRWAHGKNTSECEQDDPGQKQYGQILRKFRLMYTMGYSLSLAALTLALAILLTFRKLHCMRNNIHMNLFGSFILRAVSILVKDALLDQMSSAHLQGPRWAGAQKVSGCRVAMVMMQYSVMANTCWLLVEGLYLHSLLVTTVFSERNYFYIYLCIGWGAPLIFVLPWMTVKYLYENEECWERNMNMGYWWIIRSPILFAYLINFIIFIHIIKILMSKLKAHQMRYTDYKFRLAKSTLTLIPLLGIHAILFTFVIDESVPKESLLRLIRLFYDLLFSSFQGLLVAILYCFINKEVQSEMLKKWKRWKLGKDIEEEYRHTYSQTAHAKCCSMVPALTQECPETPEPQNSATASGESQRLVKSLQNGVSQNKGRVRLQLTSEPQEGTSNCSSLTEDICLVECPLNSECSAVLTETNV, encoded by the exons ATGTCCGTCTGTCTGCTGCTGGTCCTCTTCACACTGACCTCAAACACTCAG GTGTCTTCTGGGAAGTCTCTGAAGCTGCTGCAGGAACAATGGAGGACGTACACAAATGAGTGCATCCAGAGCTTCATCAGCACCGCGCCGGCCGCAG ggccgGTGTGTAACAGGACGTTTGATCAGTACGTGTGTTGGCCCGATGGATCGCCGGGCACCACGGTTAATGTGTCCTGCCCCTGGTACCTGCCCTGGTACCGGAAAG TTCATCAGGGGCTGGTTTACCGTGTGTGCGGCGCTGACGGCAGATGGGCTCATGGGAAGAACACCAGCGAGTGTGAGCAGGACGACCCAGGACAG AAGCAATACGGTCAGATCCTCAGGAAGTTCAGGCTCATGTACACGATGGGATACTCTCTGTCTCTGGCAGCACTGACTCTGGCGCTGGCCATCCTCCTCACCTTCAG GAAGCTGCACTGCATGAGGAACAATATCCACATGAATCTGTTCGGCTCCTTCATCCTGCGCGCCGTCTCCATCCTCGTCAAAGACGCGCTGCTGGATCAGATGAGCAGCGCTCACCTCCAGGGGCCGCGCTGGGCCGGCGCTCAG AAGGTGAGTGGCTGCCGTGTTGCCATGGTGATGATGCAGTACAGCGTCATGGCTAACACCTGCTGGCTGCTGGTGGAGGGTCTGTATCTGCACAGTCTGCTGGTCACCACCGTCTTCTCCGAGAGGAACTACTTCTACATTTACCTCTGCATCGGCTGGG GTGCGCCGCTCATATTTGTGCTGCCCTGGATGACAGTCAAGTACCTGTATGAAAATGAAGA ATGCTGGGAAAGGAATATGAACATGGGCTACTGGTGGATCATCCGTTCTCCCATCCTGTTTGCGTATCTG ATTAATTTCATCATATTCATTCATATAATAAAGATTCTGATGTCCAAGCTGAAGGCGCATCAGATGAGATACACAGACTACAAGTTCAG GCTGGCCAAGTCCACgctcacgctgattcctctgCTGGGAATTCACGCCATCCTCTTCACCTTCGTCATCGATGAGTCCGTGCCGAAGGAGTCTCTTCTGAGGCTGATCCGCCTCTTCTACGACCTCCTGTTCAGCTCCTTCCAG GGTCTGCTCGTGGCCATCCTGTACTGCTTCATCAACAAAGAG GTCCAGAGCGAGATGCTGAAGAAGTGGAAAAGGTGGAAACTAGGCAAAGACATTGAGGAAGAGTACCGTCACACCTACAGCCAGACGGCTCACGCCAAATGTTGCAGCATGGTCCCAGCTCTGACCCAGGAATGCCCTGAAACCCCAGAACCCCAGAACTCTGCCACAGCCTCGGGAGAGTCCCAGCGTCTAGTGAAGAGTCTTCAGAATGGAGTGAGCCAGAACAAGGGTCGTGTGAGGCTGCAGTTGACCTCCGAGCCACAGGAGGGCACCAGCAACTGCAGCTCTCTGACGGAAGACATTTGTCTGGTAGAGTGTCCCCTCAACAGTGAGTGCTCAGCGGTGCTGACAGAAACCAAcgtttaa
- the LOC128018089 gene encoding retrovirus-related Pol polyprotein from transposon 412 yields MFCIYGFPKRVHSDQGANFESKLIKELLNMAGIKKSHTTPYHPMGNGITERFNRTLGSMIRTLPPKSKSKWPQSLRMLTFCYNCTVHETTGFAPFYLMFGRIPRLPIDVMFQHALKDDHVITHSEFVSHLKRDLSEAAEVAQRHSSAEQARHAKLYDRKVKGSPLIVGDRVLLANRGERGKRKVADKWESIPYEVLSVRSAINVYRVKDTVTGKEKTVHRNLLLPVSFLLRDDEVDLLSVSLSVEAGSDPGDALPHDQLDGDEKTLQWILKTGKNAELDEVVVDLPSSFNAVENIPVDDVGDDSHGCTGRDSDVSQSSFLDDQSAHSQPIQLPTHSPADAHAHVPSSADLESVEPVICTQPKQDMTRIGRTIKPPKRLICEMNDQVMEDSRSSVGSFVTLMRHVFAV; encoded by the coding sequence ATGTTCTGTATATATGGCTTCCCGAAGCGTGTGCATTCTGATCAGGGGGCTAATTTTGAGAGTAAGCTCATCAAGGAACTGTTGAATATGGCTGGTATAAAGAAATCGCACACTACGCCTTACCACCCGATGGGTAATGGGATCACAGAGCGTTTCAACAGAACCCTTGGGAGCATGATCAGAACCTTACCCCCCAAGTCCAAATCAAAGTGGCCCCAGTCGCTAAGAATGTTGACTTTCTGTTATAATTGCACTGTCCACGAGACAACCGGCTTTGCACCCTTTTACCTCATGTTTGGGAGGATTCCCAGACTTCCCATTGATGTAATGTTCCAACATGCTTTAAAGGATGATCATGTCATTACTCACTCAGAGTTCGTATCCCACCTCAAAAGAGACCTTAGTGAGGCAGCAGAGGTTGCTCAGAGGCACAGTTCAGCTGAACAGGCTCGTCATGCTAAGCTCTATGACCGCAAAGTAAAAGGCTCTCCATTGATTGTTGGTGACAGGGTTTTGTTGGCAAACAGAGGTGAAAGAGGAAAACGGAAGGTTGCAGACAAATGGGAGTCAATTCCTTATGAAGTGTTGTCAGTAAGATCAGCAATCAATGTCTACCGTGTGAAGGATACAGTCACTGGCAaagaaaaaacagttcaccggaacTTGCTCCTTCCAGTCAGTTTCCTGTTGAGAGACGATGAAGTTGACTTGTTGTCTGTTTCCCTGTCAGTTGAAGCAGGCAGTGATCCTGGTGATGCTTTGCCTCATGACCAACTTGATGGTGATGAAAAAACATTGCAGTGGATTTTGAAAACTGGAAAGAATGCTGAACTTGATGAGGTTGTTGTCGACTTACCTAGTTCATTCAATGCAGTGGAGAATATTCCTGTGGATGATGTTGGCGATGACAGTCATGGATGTACTGGCCGGGACAGTGATGTGAGCCAGTCATCATTCCTAGACGATCAGTCTGCCCACAGTCAGCCCATACAGCTCCCCACACACTCGCCAGCTGATGCACATGCACATGTTCCCAGTAGTGCAGACTTAGAATCAGTTGAGCCTGTAATTTGCACCCAGCCAAAGCAAGACATGACTAGGATTGGTAGGACCATTAAACCTCCAAAGAGATTAATTTGTGAGATGAATGACCAGGTTATGGAAGATTCAAGGTCTTCCGTGGGTTCTTTTGTTACTCTTATGAGACATGTTTTTGCAGTGTAG